One region of Bacteroidales bacterium genomic DNA includes:
- a CDS encoding S46 family peptidase — protein MLKKIILFVPVFIILFTSQIRADEGMWIPLFLNKYNIEEMQKKGFKLTAEDIYSVNKASMKDAVMIFGRGCTAELISDQGLIITNHHCGFSRIQSHSSLEHDYLTHGFWAMSKKEELVNEGLTVTFLVRMEDVTEKILKGINDDMLDEEKDKKIEENMKITEEEAGKDNNYKVGVKSFFYGNQYFLFVEKIYKDVRLVGAPPSSIGKFGGDTDNWMWPRHTGDFSLFRIYADENNEPAEYSENNVPYKPVKHFPVSLKGVKKGDFTLVFGYPGRTQEYLTSYAVDMIKNKINPHRIKIRQNIIDIMSADMEKDPGVRIKYAAKYARVSNYWKKWLGENRGLDILNAVEKKQQTEKQLTKWISESKDRTAKYGHLLPKFKSLYEEYTPYFLAEEYFYEAIWRMESVKFSSKMASLLKKGDKFTTEDIESTKRYAEKFFKDYNLETDKKMFKKLLILYFQNAGENFQPEILDFIKPMSHFGINAEYAIEYFTDFYFDKTFYLYEDKFNEFIEKYSYGSENESKIKDTPAYNFFFDFMDVFYTKIILSEKYTSQIKKLNHTYMRALTEADTNKIFYPDANSTLRISYGQVDTYEPKDGVKYRYYTTLEGVIEKDNPDIYDYDVPDKLKKLYNEKDYGRYAEEGNMHVCFIASNHTSGGNSGSPVVNGNGELIGVNFDRNWEGTMSDIMYNPDQCRNISLDIRYVLFIIDKFAGASWLVDEMTIVE, from the coding sequence ATGTTAAAAAAGATAATATTATTTGTACCTGTATTTATTATATTATTTACTTCCCAAATAAGAGCTGATGAAGGAATGTGGATTCCTTTATTTCTCAATAAATATAATATTGAAGAAATGCAAAAAAAAGGTTTCAAGCTCACTGCGGAAGATATCTATAGTGTCAATAAAGCAAGCATGAAGGATGCAGTAATGATTTTTGGCAGAGGTTGTACGGCAGAACTTATTTCAGATCAGGGACTTATCATTACAAATCATCATTGCGGATTTAGCAGAATTCAATCTCACAGCTCGTTAGAACATGATTATTTAACACACGGATTTTGGGCAATGTCTAAAAAAGAAGAACTCGTGAATGAAGGCTTAACCGTTACTTTCCTCGTCAGAATGGAAGATGTAACAGAGAAAATTTTGAAAGGGATTAATGATGATATGCTGGATGAAGAGAAAGACAAAAAGATTGAAGAAAATATGAAGATAACAGAAGAGGAAGCAGGAAAAGATAACAATTATAAGGTTGGTGTAAAATCATTTTTTTACGGAAATCAATATTTCCTTTTTGTTGAGAAAATATATAAAGATGTAAGGTTGGTAGGTGCTCCTCCTTCATCAATCGGTAAATTCGGCGGTGATACTGATAATTGGATGTGGCCCCGACATACCGGAGATTTCTCATTATTTCGTATTTATGCTGATGAAAATAACGAACCTGCGGAGTATTCGGAAAATAATGTTCCGTATAAACCTGTCAAACATTTTCCGGTATCATTAAAAGGTGTCAAAAAGGGAGATTTTACATTAGTTTTCGGTTATCCCGGAAGAACTCAAGAATATTTGACCTCTTATGCTGTTGATATGATAAAAAATAAAATAAATCCGCATCGTATTAAGATTCGTCAAAATATTATTGATATTATGTCGGCTGATATGGAAAAAGATCCCGGTGTCAGAATTAAATATGCTGCAAAATATGCAAGAGTTTCAAATTATTGGAAAAAATGGTTGGGAGAAAACAGAGGTTTGGATATTCTTAATGCTGTTGAGAAAAAACAACAAACAGAGAAACAATTGACGAAATGGATTAGTGAAAGTAAGGACAGAACGGCTAAATACGGACATTTATTACCGAAGTTCAAATCTTTATATGAAGAATATACACCCTATTTTTTAGCAGAGGAATATTTTTATGAAGCAATTTGGAGAATGGAATCGGTAAAATTCAGTTCAAAGATGGCATCGCTACTTAAAAAAGGCGATAAATTTACAACTGAAGACATAGAAAGTACAAAAAGATATGCTGAAAAGTTTTTTAAAGATTATAATCTTGAAACTGATAAAAAAATGTTTAAAAAATTGTTGATTTTATATTTCCAAAATGCCGGAGAGAATTTTCAACCTGAAATTTTAGATTTTATTAAACCCATGAGTCATTTTGGTATAAATGCTGAATATGCAATAGAATATTTTACTGACTTTTATTTTGATAAGACTTTTTATTTATATGAAGATAAATTCAATGAGTTTATAGAGAAATACAGTTATGGCTCTGAAAACGAGTCAAAAATAAAAGACACCCCGGCATATAATTTCTTCTTTGATTTTATGGATGTTTTTTATACAAAAATCATTCTGTCAGAAAAATATACATCACAAATTAAAAAGTTAAATCACACTTATATGAGGGCTTTAACGGAAGCTGATACAAATAAAATATTTTATCCGGATGCCAACTCTACTTTAAGGATATCATACGGGCAAGTGGATACATATGAACCTAAAGATGGTGTAAAATATAGGTACTATACAACTTTGGAAGGTGTGATTGAGAAAGATAATCCTGATATTTATGATTACGATGTACCGGATAAATTAAAAAAATTATATAATGAAAAAGATTACGGAAGATATGCAGAAGAAGGGAATATGCATGTTTGTTTTATTGCTTCTAACCATACCTCCGGAGGAAATTCAGGCAGCCCGGTTGTTAACGGAAACGGAGAACTAATAGGAGTAAACTTCGATCGCAATTGGGAAGGCACCATGAGCGACATCATGTACAATCCCGATCAATGCAGAAATATCTCGCTTGATATTCGCTATGTTCTTTTTATCATTGATAAATTCGCCGGAGCATCATGGTTGGTTGATGAAATGACGATTGTTGAATAA
- a CDS encoding tetratricopeptide repeat protein encodes MDNTLLTFSVKSIDEEILEKTLVGRKIILGRIENEFLEKALNGETYQKLIVAPRGSGKTHMIRTLYNRLKANEKLDKKIVISYPAEDEVGIASYLHFIKMVLNSFIIWKEKNSETLSEKIDEISDMPTKQQTFAMQDLLLEYLGKRNVLILVENLNEIFESMGKSAQGLLRSFMHEHNKVSFIATSQNLFSQIQKDEYPFYNFFSVTHLQKLTLDETFEFIKVMAENEKEDELIRELDTPEMRGKIRAVYSLTKGNHRLLVDFFSFLKADFKSDLSNVFIKTMNNLKPYYEQFIKQLPAQQQAILKFLSLAHTPQTGKIIAQKSFITPNTVSKQLSELYDKGYLDKHKEGKFVYYEIKEPLIRFFFDINEKPDGIVKLFLDFLNVLHTTDELKKNYIKYKYGARFQVAELQEKYEQEAKLYKSAMGANIVQEIDAEYSGLEKIKSQDEIDIYIEGKDKRELLKKLIQKAEYSLKKKRFNEAKEYYYEIIKMDNNNLIAFSNLGDIFNVVLNKYDKALFYYNKALKINPNSSDVNNNIGTIYLREGKQSKALEYYEKSISIKPNYIVYSNLAVLCLKLEKIDDAYKAINAGMKMKLNDYSLNQSLLIYYVHCNMIKDAKKQYKKVQEFSNEHQLIEFLINDFYLHFFKYASIIFQKAFFKTFFKDINRLYIVNPHLFTTFEGGVLNILVNIENFDKNRLSNIQTYLNDLFANEEKMKLPLLYLNVGIRHLKYYEKLAVYDFSKEEREVYQTFVLDRRK; translated from the coding sequence ATGGATAATACATTATTAACCTTTAGCGTAAAAAGTATTGATGAAGAAATTCTTGAAAAGACATTAGTGGGGCGTAAAATTATTCTCGGCAGAATAGAAAATGAATTTTTGGAAAAAGCATTAAACGGTGAAACATATCAAAAACTTATTGTTGCACCAAGAGGAAGCGGAAAAACCCACATGATAAGAACATTATATAATCGTTTGAAAGCAAATGAAAAATTAGACAAAAAGATCGTTATATCATATCCTGCTGAAGATGAGGTGGGTATTGCAAGTTATTTGCACTTTATAAAAATGGTACTAAATTCATTTATTATTTGGAAAGAAAAAAATAGTGAAACTCTCTCGGAGAAAATTGATGAGATTTCAGACATGCCGACTAAACAGCAGACATTTGCAATGCAAGATTTACTTTTAGAGTATTTAGGAAAAAGGAATGTTCTTATTTTAGTTGAAAATCTGAATGAGATATTTGAAAGTATGGGCAAATCTGCACAAGGATTACTTCGTTCATTTATGCATGAGCATAATAAGGTGAGTTTTATTGCAACATCTCAAAATCTGTTTTCTCAAATTCAAAAGGATGAATATCCGTTTTATAACTTCTTTTCGGTAACTCACTTGCAAAAGTTAACATTAGATGAGACTTTTGAATTTATAAAAGTTATGGCAGAGAATGAAAAGGAGGATGAATTAATAAGAGAATTGGATACTCCTGAAATGAGAGGAAAAATAAGAGCAGTTTATTCTCTTACAAAAGGAAACCACAGATTATTGGTTGATTTTTTTTCTTTTTTAAAAGCTGATTTTAAATCCGACCTTTCAAATGTGTTTATTAAAACGATGAATAATCTAAAACCGTATTATGAACAATTTATTAAACAATTACCGGCACAACAACAAGCGATACTGAAATTTTTAAGTTTAGCTCATACACCTCAAACAGGAAAAATAATAGCACAAAAAAGTTTCATTACTCCTAATACTGTTTCTAAACAGCTTTCAGAACTGTATGATAAAGGTTATTTGGATAAACATAAAGAAGGAAAATTTGTTTATTATGAAATCAAAGAGCCTTTAATAAGATTTTTCTTTGACATTAATGAAAAACCTGACGGTATTGTAAAATTGTTTTTAGATTTTCTGAATGTACTTCATACAACTGATGAATTAAAAAAGAATTATATAAAATATAAATACGGGGCACGTTTTCAAGTTGCTGAATTGCAGGAAAAATATGAACAAGAAGCAAAACTATACAAATCAGCAATGGGAGCAAATATTGTACAAGAAATTGATGCTGAATATTCCGGTTTAGAAAAAATAAAATCACAAGATGAGATTGATATATACATTGAGGGAAAAGATAAAAGGGAGTTATTAAAAAAGTTAATTCAAAAAGCTGAATATTCTTTAAAAAAGAAAAGATTTAATGAGGCAAAAGAGTATTATTATGAGATAATTAAAATGGACAACAATAATTTAATTGCTTTTTCAAATTTAGGAGATATTTTTAATGTTGTTTTAAATAAATATGATAAAGCATTATTTTATTATAATAAGGCTTTAAAAATTAATCCAAATAGTTCTGATGTTAATAATAATATAGGCACAATATACTTGAGAGAAGGAAAGCAATCAAAGGCATTGGAATACTATGAGAAATCAATAAGTATTAAACCAAATTATATAGTATATAGTAATTTAGCAGTTTTATGTTTAAAGTTAGAAAAAATAGATGATGCATATAAAGCAATAAACGCCGGGATGAAAATGAAACTTAATGATTATTCCTTAAATCAAAGCCTTTTAATCTATTATGTACATTGCAATATGATTAAAGATGCAAAGAAACAATACAAAAAAGTTCAAGAATTTTCAAATGAACACCAACTAATAGAATTTCTAATTAATGATTTTTATTTGCATTTTTTTAAATATGCTTCTATTATTTTCCAGAAAGCTTTTTTTAAAACTTTTTTTAAAGATATAAATCGTTTATATATAGTTAACCCACATTTATTTACTACTTTTGAAGGGGGTGTCTTAAACATTTTGGTTAATATTGAAAATTTTGACAAAAACAGATTATCAAATATCCAAACTTATTTAAACGATCTTTTTGCAAACGAAGAAAAAATGAAACTTCCATTATTATATCTTAATGTTGGAATTCGTCATTTAAAATATTACGAAAAATTAGCTGTTTATGATTTTTCAAAAGAAGAACGAGAGGTTTATCAAACTTTTGTATTAGATAGAAGAAAGTAA
- a CDS encoding SpoIIE family protein phosphatase, with the protein MIRRLSILFFILFSNIIILFSQNERLDSLLNEYNSSESENEILYAISQEYLHIRNYDKFLFYAGKGLENSKKDKNKHNELRFLYLFAEFHYLNSKYDNSLEYYNLIYTISDKIHDADFKGTAFQGFSKNYWRKGKFDEAVYFGTEAVKIFESIGDTLSTVITKGNLGIVYIDIGNYDRAEDIFDEILITYKLLNDVSGLANVYEKKGAIKFYKSYYAHARKFYLEAHKLYKSVDKELEASIELGNIGETYEMQNYYKKAIEYYKQAISTEKKYKYYSGLIFLYQALGRSYFKLNKYGKAKESYFISLNYINKIGEYRELPNIYKLLYELYEKTNDYRNAYGYSLKAMQAKDSISGAEVQNQINEIRIKYESEKKEEENELLRKNQTLNDKVINFQKKENKKQYLILISVLLLLVLITVILFFLYRLYRQNKRSGVALVNKNKQLNNLYKNITDNINYAENIQNALLSSFNEVTVHFSDYFIFYKPANVLSGDFYWSKKINDSIFIAVADSTGHGVPGALISILGMSYLNEIVIQDYIQTDTILNILRDKIKTSLNQKGEIGEQKDGLDISICSINIKSGEANFSGAFNSAYIISDSLHENPQEKHLIKLKADRQPVSVYHKESPFSKHKFNIKKGDIIYFFTDGFSDQLNESYGKKFMSKRFKSLLLSVSRENMKDQKKIIQETFLNWKGNFDQVDDVLVIGIEI; encoded by the coding sequence ATGATTAGAAGATTATCCATATTATTTTTTATTCTCTTTTCAAATATTATTATCTTGTTTTCTCAGAACGAAAGGCTTGATTCTCTTTTGAATGAATATAATAGTTCTGAATCTGAAAATGAAATTCTTTATGCAATTTCGCAAGAGTATTTACACATAAGGAATTATGACAAATTTTTGTTTTATGCAGGAAAAGGTTTGGAAAATTCAAAAAAGGATAAGAATAAACATAATGAATTAAGGTTTCTATATTTATTTGCAGAGTTTCATTATTTAAATTCAAAATATGATAATAGTTTAGAATATTACAATTTGATATACACAATATCGGATAAAATCCATGATGCTGATTTTAAAGGAACAGCATTTCAAGGTTTTTCAAAAAACTACTGGCGTAAAGGGAAATTCGATGAAGCTGTTTATTTCGGAACAGAGGCTGTTAAAATATTTGAAAGCATTGGGGATACTTTAAGCACTGTAATAACAAAGGGAAATTTAGGAATTGTTTATATTGATATTGGTAATTATGACAGAGCCGAAGATATATTTGATGAAATTTTAATTACATACAAACTGTTAAATGATGTATCGGGGCTGGCAAATGTTTATGAAAAGAAAGGGGCAATAAAGTTTTATAAATCGTATTATGCTCATGCACGAAAATTTTATCTTGAAGCTCACAAACTATATAAAAGTGTTGATAAAGAATTAGAGGCATCTATTGAATTGGGGAATATCGGAGAAACTTATGAGATGCAAAATTATTATAAGAAAGCAATTGAATACTATAAACAAGCAATTAGTACAGAGAAGAAGTATAAGTATTATTCAGGTTTAATTTTTCTTTATCAAGCTTTAGGCAGATCATATTTTAAATTAAATAAATACGGAAAAGCAAAGGAATCTTACTTTATAAGCTTAAATTATATTAACAAAATTGGTGAATACAGAGAACTTCCCAACATTTACAAATTACTTTATGAATTATATGAAAAAACCAATGATTACAGAAATGCTTATGGATATTCTTTAAAAGCAATGCAAGCTAAAGATTCAATTTCCGGTGCAGAAGTTCAAAATCAAATAAATGAAATAAGAATAAAATATGAATCAGAAAAAAAAGAAGAAGAAAATGAGCTTTTAAGAAAGAACCAAACTTTAAATGATAAGGTCATAAATTTTCAAAAAAAGGAAAATAAAAAACAATACCTTATTCTGATTTCTGTTTTATTACTTTTGGTATTGATTACGGTTATATTATTTTTTCTTTACAGATTATACAGGCAAAATAAGAGATCGGGTGTAGCTTTAGTAAACAAAAACAAACAATTAAATAATCTTTATAAAAACATTACTGACAATATTAATTATGCTGAAAATATTCAAAATGCTCTTTTATCGTCTTTTAATGAAGTAACAGTTCATTTTTCTGATTATTTTATTTTTTATAAACCTGCTAATGTTTTAAGCGGTGATTTTTACTGGTCAAAAAAGATCAACGATTCAATTTTTATTGCTGTTGCTGACAGTACCGGACACGGAGTTCCGGGAGCATTAATAAGCATCTTGGGTATGTCATACCTTAATGAAATTGTTATTCAGGACTATATACAAACAGACACAATTTTAAATATTTTAAGAGATAAAATAAAGACATCTTTAAATCAGAAAGGTGAAATTGGAGAACAAAAAGACGGATTGGATATTTCAATTTGTTCAATAAATATTAAATCAGGTGAAGCAAATTTTTCCGGAGCATTTAATTCTGCGTATATTATATCTGATAGTTTGCACGAAAACCCACAAGAAAAACATTTAATAAAACTGAAAGCAGACAGACAACCCGTTTCAGTATATCATAAAGAAAGTCCTTTTTCAAAACATAAATTTAATATAAAGAAAGGAGACATTATATATTTTTTTACTGACGGATTTTCTGATCAATTAAATGAATCCTACGGAAAAAAATTTATGTCAAAACGTTTTAAAAGCTTGCTTCTTTCAGTTTCTCGCGAAAATATGAAAGATCAAAAAAAAATTATTCAAGAGACTTTTTTAAACTGGAAAGGTAATTTTGATCAAGTTGATGATGTTTTAGTAATTGGAATTGAAATATAA
- a CDS encoding adenylate kinase, giving the protein MLNIALFGPPGAGKGTQSEFLIKKYNLFYISTGDLLRKELAEETKLGLEAKNIIAEGGLVSDEIIVQIIEKTIKSNSEANGFLFDGFPRTYIQAYILEGLMIKLNSNLDCLICIEVPENESVKRLLNRGKTSGRSDDNETVIKNRLNEYKQKTLPVLNFYKERGNYFAVNGVQSINKVTEDIEKLINVRLSKKLLNIVMFGYPGSGRGSLGKALAEKYNLEFVATGAMLEEEIAAGTETGKKIKNLYDSGKLVPDDIVVPLIEKKIEESKDVKGFIFKGFPRTLVQSYILDGILKKHDSYIAKIFEIEVDTLELIKRLDQRSKTDACMPYDKGADKIVKRLQEHKEKTIPVIEKYKENHEVCVIDGMPTFKEVLESLSNEIERSFKDV; this is encoded by the coding sequence ATGTTAAACATTGCATTATTCGGACCGCCCGGTGCGGGAAAAGGAACACAATCGGAATTTTTGATTAAAAAATACAACTTATTTTACATTTCTACCGGAGACCTTTTAAGAAAGGAACTTGCCGAAGAAACAAAGCTGGGATTAGAAGCAAAGAATATTATTGCAGAAGGAGGTTTGGTGTCGGATGAAATTATTGTTCAGATCATTGAAAAGACGATTAAATCTAATTCGGAAGCAAACGGTTTTTTATTTGACGGTTTTCCGAGAACATATATTCAGGCATACATTCTTGAAGGATTAATGATAAAGCTCAATTCTAATCTTGATTGTTTAATCTGCATAGAAGTTCCTGAAAATGAATCTGTTAAAAGACTATTAAACAGAGGTAAAACTTCAGGCAGAAGTGATGATAATGAAACAGTAATCAAAAACAGATTAAATGAATATAAGCAAAAGACATTGCCGGTATTGAATTTTTATAAAGAGAGAGGGAATTATTTTGCAGTTAACGGTGTACAATCTATAAACAAAGTTACCGAAGATATTGAAAAGTTAATCAATGTAAGATTGAGTAAAAAACTGTTGAATATTGTAATGTTCGGATATCCGGGATCGGGCAGAGGTTCGTTGGGAAAAGCTTTGGCAGAAAAGTACAATTTGGAATTTGTGGCTACGGGTGCAATGCTTGAAGAGGAAATAGCAGCCGGAACAGAAACAGGAAAAAAAATTAAGAATTTATATGACAGCGGAAAATTAGTTCCTGATGATATTGTAGTTCCTTTAATTGAGAAAAAAATTGAAGAATCTAAAGATGTAAAAGGGTTTATATTTAAAGGGTTTCCGCGAACTTTGGTGCAGTCTTATATTTTGGACGGAATTTTAAAAAAACATGATTCATATATTGCTAAAATTTTTGAAATTGAAGTTGATACATTAGAGTTAATAAAAAGATTAGATCAAAGAAGCAAGACTGATGCTTGTATGCCATATGATAAAGGAGCAGATAAGATCGTGAAACGACTTCAAGAACATAAAGAAAAAACGATTCCGGTTATCGAAAAATATAAAGAAAATCATGAAGTCTGTGTCATTGACGGAATGCCCACTTTTAAGGAAGTTTTGGAAAGTTTGTCAAATGAAATCGAACGCAGCTTTAAAGATGTTTAA
- the radC gene encoding DNA repair protein RadC, producing MRIVQDNISTSIKNWASDDRPREKLLKKGIDSLSDAELIAILIGSGNREMSAVELSKLILQSAENNLNELGKYSVHDLQQFKGIGEAKAISIIAALEIGKRRKISEIIKRKHIKSSNDIFEIFRHKLGDLPHEEFWLLMLNRANKIIDKKKISAGGVSGTVTDVKIILKAAIEKTASGIIVCHNHPSGNIKPSNSDINLTKKLVNACQFIEIPLLDHVIVSYSNYYSFADEGHLS from the coding sequence ATGAGAATTGTACAAGATAATATAAGTACATCAATTAAAAATTGGGCATCTGATGACAGACCCAGAGAAAAACTTCTGAAAAAAGGTATTGACAGTTTGTCAGATGCTGAATTAATTGCAATACTGATAGGATCAGGAAACAGAGAAATGTCTGCTGTTGAATTGTCTAAATTAATACTTCAATCTGCTGAAAATAATTTAAATGAGTTGGGGAAATATTCTGTTCATGATTTGCAACAATTTAAAGGTATTGGTGAAGCTAAAGCAATTTCAATAATTGCAGCTTTGGAAATAGGTAAACGAAGAAAAATATCTGAAATTATTAAGAGGAAACATATTAAAAGCAGCAATGATATTTTTGAAATATTCAGGCATAAATTGGGTGATCTTCCTCATGAAGAATTTTGGTTGTTGATGCTGAACAGAGCTAATAAAATCATTGATAAAAAAAAGATAAGTGCAGGAGGAGTTTCCGGAACCGTTACTGATGTTAAGATTATTCTTAAAGCAGCAATTGAAAAAACTGCATCCGGTATTATTGTTTGTCATAATCATCCTTCAGGAAATATAAAACCGAGTAATTCAGATATAAATTTAACAAAGAAATTAGTAAATGCATGTCAGTTTATTGAGATTCCCTTGTTGGATCATGTTATTGTGTCTTATTCCAATTATTACAGCTTTGCTGATGAAGGTCATTTAAGTTAA
- a CDS encoding alpha/beta fold hydrolase, whose amino-acid sequence MKLFYREYGVGPPLIFIHGFLGMSDNWIPVGKSFSKTHKVYLLDIRNHGQSPHSEEHNYNAMRSDIKEFMSYHKITKATLIGHSMGGKLVMNFACIFPDLVESIIVIDISPRSYLNNKNISGKALNHKELLNFMKNFDIKNIKDRKEVFSASNKKFGDEFINQMIQKNIKRNSDKSFSWKLNLEVLIDNIEHIAGKIEISEKSDKIKSLFIFGKESLYFSEKDYNSVKDNFPDSDVKVIKKSGHNIHIDNKERLIEEIKQFLQ is encoded by the coding sequence ATGAAATTATTCTATAGAGAATATGGTGTCGGGCCGCCTTTGATCTTTATTCACGGATTTCTCGGAATGTCCGACAATTGGATTCCTGTCGGCAAATCTTTTTCAAAAACCCACAAAGTTTATTTACTCGACATCAGAAATCACGGTCAATCACCTCACAGTGAGGAGCATAACTATAATGCCATGAGATCAGATATAAAAGAATTCATGTCATATCATAAAATCACTAAAGCAACATTAATAGGACATTCAATGGGAGGAAAATTGGTGATGAATTTTGCCTGTATTTTTCCTGATTTAGTTGAGAGTATTATCGTCATTGATATTTCGCCGCGTTCATATTTGAATAATAAAAACATTTCCGGAAAAGCATTAAATCACAAAGAACTTCTGAATTTCATGAAAAATTTTGATATTAAAAACATTAAAGATCGAAAAGAAGTATTTAGTGCATCGAATAAAAAATTCGGGGATGAGTTTATTAATCAAATGATTCAGAAAAATATAAAAAGAAATTCTGATAAATCATTTTCATGGAAATTAAACTTAGAAGTTTTAATTGATAATATTGAACATATTGCCGGTAAAATTGAAATCTCTGAAAAATCCGATAAAATAAAATCTTTGTTTATTTTCGGAAAAGAGTCGCTGTATTTTTCAGAAAAAGATTACAACTCTGTAAAAGATAATTTTCCGGATTCAGATGTTAAAGTAATCAAAAAATCCGGACATAATATTCATATAGATAATAAAGAAAGATTAATTGAAGAAATTAAACAATTCTTACAGTAA
- a CDS encoding M18 family aminopeptidase yields the protein MNIKFANDLIDFLYESPTAFHAVRNIKAALLRKGFKQLHRGESWNLEKGGRYFTTKNASSLVAFIVGTGKIETEGYKIIAAHTDSPALKIKPSPEMIGKGNYLKLNVETYGGPILSTWMDRPLSLAGRVALMSNNVIRPEVKYINIRKPIMIIPNLAIHLNRTVNEGKEFNKQKDMLPVLRLVKDEFEKDNYLKNLLASHLNVDAKDILDFDLILYEYEKGSVIGENNEFISSGRIDDLSMVHAGIDALFSSQTAKSTNVMVCFDNEEVGSGTKQGAASPFLKDILKRVTWALSTEKDAFYRAKINSFGISADNAHAIHPNLPENYDPVLQPKMNEGPVIKINANQKYTTDALSSATFEMLCKKAGVPVQKYVNKSDIAGGATLGSILTSQLDIRMVDVGSAMLAMHSIRELGGVDDHYMIKQVFDEFYK from the coding sequence ATGAATATAAAATTTGCAAATGACTTGATTGATTTTTTGTATGAAAGCCCGACTGCTTTTCATGCTGTCAGAAATATTAAAGCTGCTCTCTTAAGAAAAGGTTTTAAACAACTACACAGAGGCGAAAGTTGGAATTTAGAAAAAGGGGGAAGATATTTTACAACAAAAAATGCTTCTTCTCTGGTCGCATTTATTGTAGGAACAGGAAAAATTGAAACCGAAGGTTACAAAATAATTGCAGCTCATACAGATTCTCCTGCATTAAAAATTAAGCCTTCACCGGAAATGATCGGAAAAGGAAATTATTTAAAACTCAATGTGGAAACATACGGCGGGCCAATTTTAAGTACTTGGATGGACAGACCTTTGTCATTAGCAGGACGTGTTGCTTTAATGAGTAACAATGTAATACGCCCGGAAGTTAAATATATTAACATTCGCAAACCAATTATGATTATTCCGAATTTGGCAATACATTTAAACAGAACTGTTAACGAAGGAAAAGAATTTAACAAACAAAAAGATATGTTACCGGTTTTAAGGCTGGTTAAAGATGAATTTGAAAAAGACAACTATCTGAAAAATCTTTTAGCATCTCACCTGAATGTTGATGCAAAAGATATATTAGATTTTGATTTGATTCTTTATGAATATGAAAAAGGTTCCGTTATTGGTGAAAATAACGAATTTATTTCCTCCGGAAGAATTGATGATTTATCAATGGTACATGCCGGGATTGATGCTTTATTCAGCAGTCAAACCGCTAAATCAACTAATGTTATGGTTTGTTTTGACAATGAAGAAGTAGGCAGCGGAACCAAACAAGGTGCAGCATCTCCCTTTTTAAAGGATATCTTAAAACGAGTAACGTGGGCATTAAGTACAGAAAAAGATGCTTTTTACAGAGCAAAGATAAATTCATTCGGGATATCTGCTGATAATGCACATGCCATTCATCCTAATTTACCTGAAAATTATGATCCGGTTTTACAACCAAAAATGAATGAGGGTCCGGTTATTAAAATTAATGCAAATCAAAAATATACAACTGATGCTCTTTCCTCGGCAACTTTTGAAATGTTGTGTAAAAAAGCAGGGGTTCCGGTTCAAAAATATGTAAATAAATCTGACATTGCAGGCGGTGCTACTTTAGGCAGTATTTTAACTTCTCAACTTGATATAAGAATGGTTGATGTTGGAAGTGCTATGTTGGCTATGCACTCTATCAGAGAACTCGGAGGAGTTGATGACCATTATATGATAAAACAAGTTTTTGATGAGTTTTATAAATAG